From a region of the Romeriopsis navalis LEGE 11480 genome:
- a CDS encoding efflux RND transporter periplasmic adaptor subunit — translation MNRKAQNFPPEPNPHHPNAVPNAPEVNVQAPNDPALNGDPNLHSSTVTEPDSAMAPPSPETPSQSPSSPPAARGWKRWPVIGLLLLPLVGFGGWKLYQMLMPGATPPAIKAYRRSARLTVRVVPARRTLAQGWVFDEGTALPVKLRVLNFYASGNITDVARPNGIPLKEGSWVTRGQRLATIDARRQTATIATAQADIQVANSRRKQAQATIVKAQANLKKAKSDLTLAKTEYQRYKRLFVAGAVAAIDLDVYRNRIDQAQSAFQIAAQEVRSAQEDLKTTDSSISAAQAKQRQVAVDLEDTQLVSPINGVVAYINIAKGEYWNTQYLNTSSPQKLIETAPIVVVDPSTYEVELEIQADDANAVRLGQRAFVVLEEAVSAAQASGANRQDLLKLAQTRGSQGSVFAISPSQTPGGRGTKVTIRNFRQVRNLKVGARVYVWIETVANPSAIVVPLGAVLARGQDFYVFVVKTADGTVERRRVTRGVEGLAGVEIISGVKADELVVVEGQNRLVDGTPVKIVDQAKRLKPQALLQPLMLTRENVQ, via the coding sequence ATGAATCGAAAAGCACAAAATTTTCCACCTGAGCCCAATCCGCATCATCCGAATGCCGTTCCCAATGCCCCAGAAGTAAATGTTCAGGCTCCCAACGATCCGGCCCTGAATGGTGATCCAAACTTACATTCCTCAACTGTGACTGAGCCGGATAGCGCGATGGCTCCGCCCAGTCCAGAAACCCCATCCCAATCGCCGAGTTCACCGCCAGCCGCGCGGGGCTGGAAACGTTGGCCCGTGATTGGTTTGCTGCTGTTGCCTTTGGTGGGGTTCGGTGGTTGGAAACTGTATCAAATGCTTATGCCAGGAGCAACGCCGCCAGCCATAAAAGCATATCGTCGCAGTGCCCGCCTGACCGTGCGGGTAGTGCCAGCCCGGAGAACCTTGGCCCAAGGCTGGGTATTTGACGAAGGGACGGCATTGCCGGTGAAACTGCGGGTCTTGAATTTCTATGCCAGTGGCAACATTACCGATGTGGCGCGGCCCAATGGTATCCCGCTGAAAGAAGGTAGTTGGGTCACACGGGGACAGCGATTAGCGACGATTGATGCACGGCGACAAACTGCGACTATTGCCACGGCCCAAGCTGATATTCAGGTGGCGAATAGTCGGCGCAAGCAAGCCCAAGCGACGATCGTCAAGGCCCAAGCGAATTTAAAGAAGGCGAAATCTGACCTAACATTGGCTAAAACTGAGTATCAACGCTACAAGCGCTTATTTGTGGCAGGCGCGGTCGCCGCCATCGATCTCGATGTGTATCGCAATCGCATTGACCAAGCCCAGTCGGCCTTCCAAATTGCGGCGCAGGAAGTCCGATCGGCGCAAGAAGACTTAAAGACAACCGACTCTAGCATTTCCGCGGCTCAAGCCAAGCAACGACAGGTCGCCGTCGATTTGGAAGACACACAGCTCGTCTCTCCCATCAATGGTGTGGTGGCCTATATCAATATTGCCAAAGGGGAGTACTGGAATACGCAATACCTGAATACCAGTAGTCCCCAGAAGTTGATTGAAACGGCCCCGATTGTGGTGGTCGATCCCTCGACCTATGAAGTTGAGCTGGAAATCCAAGCCGATGATGCGAATGCCGTGCGTTTGGGGCAGCGGGCATTTGTGGTGCTCGAAGAGGCCGTCAGTGCGGCCCAGGCAAGTGGGGCCAATCGCCAGGATTTGTTGAAGCTGGCCCAAACGCGAGGTAGCCAGGGGAGTGTTTTTGCCATTAGTCCGTCCCAGACACCGGGGGGACGCGGTACCAAGGTGACAATCCGGAATTTTCGCCAGGTTCGTAACCTGAAAGTGGGGGCAAGAGTGTACGTTTGGATTGAAACCGTGGCCAATCCTAGTGCGATTGTGGTGCCCCTCGGGGCAGTATTGGCGCGGGGGCAAGACTTTTATGTGTTTGTGGTTAAGACTGCCGACGGCACAGTCGAGCGGCGACGCGTGACGCGGGGCGTAGAAGGATTAGCGGGGGTAGAAATTATCTCGGGGGTCAAGGCGGACGAGTTAGTGGTTGTGGAAGGCCAAAATCGTTTGGTCGATGGGACGCCGGTCAAGATCGTTGATCAAGCAAAGCGTCTAAAGCCACAGGCGCTGCTTCAGCCGCTGATGCTAACGCGGGAGAACGTGCAGTGA
- a CDS encoding AfsR/SARP family transcriptional regulator yields MLRINLFGYLKLTFEQQTIVGLQSERYQSLLAYIVLQTQSPQPRSQLASVFWPDVSDQKAKANLRRALSRIKKVLPQADRFLQVTPNTVHWQPQLPCWLDVAEFEAQVAQAAVQQADPSRQIATLKAAISLYQDGLLLTCYDNWIEPIRHRLHQHVIQALAELGRLLGEVGDDSEAIAYTQQLLQLDPLNESACLMLMQLYVGQGERVNALQLYQQFASRLKQEIGIVTSGPMRQFYEQLLADEIPILRPSSNPMRSAAAASNAARSTSQTVVPHRQIDWGEAPDQSGFYGRTAELAQLSQWMIQDRCRLVTVCGLGGVGKTALAAKAAHELQAEFDCVIWRSLHHGPQRNDVVVDLIKTLSNQQETSSHLARLMYWLRQSRCLVIFDHFEILFQAGAMAGQYRTGYENYAELLAVVGQACHQSCLLLTSREQPFEIASLVGVNAAIQTLAVAGSAEVALSLVEAQHLVGSSSEKVLLCKQYADIPLALQIICCSVRDVFAGEIATFLDEEIWFIEPIKRGLQPQVDRLTALEKVVMIQLALHSGWTSFTELKSNMPQSCTAAKLMAALESLRWRSLIECQDSCYKQLPVIAAYLVERLLEQLGDALIPSAHLPVASLRRLLAITPATPAAWGETL; encoded by the coding sequence ATGCTCCGGATCAATTTGTTTGGCTATTTGAAATTGACATTTGAGCAGCAGACGATTGTCGGTCTACAGTCCGAACGCTATCAATCGCTGCTTGCCTACATTGTTTTACAGACCCAATCCCCCCAACCCCGATCGCAGTTAGCCAGTGTATTTTGGCCCGATGTGTCTGACCAAAAAGCTAAAGCCAATCTCCGGCGGGCACTATCGCGGATCAAAAAAGTTTTGCCACAGGCCGATCGATTTTTGCAGGTGACGCCAAATACCGTGCACTGGCAGCCACAGCTTCCCTGTTGGCTCGATGTGGCTGAATTTGAAGCGCAGGTTGCCCAAGCGGCGGTGCAACAAGCTGACCCGTCGCGTCAAATCGCGACCTTAAAAGCCGCCATCAGCCTTTACCAGGATGGGCTTTTGCTAACCTGCTACGACAATTGGATTGAGCCGATCCGACATCGTTTACACCAGCATGTGATTCAGGCGTTGGCTGAGTTAGGTCGTTTACTCGGGGAGGTGGGCGACGATAGTGAGGCGATCGCCTATACCCAGCAGTTGCTCCAGCTCGATCCGTTGAATGAGTCAGCTTGCCTGATGCTCATGCAACTTTATGTAGGTCAGGGGGAGCGGGTCAATGCCTTGCAGTTGTATCAACAGTTTGCCAGTCGGCTAAAACAGGAAATTGGCATTGTGACTAGCGGCCCGATGCGTCAGTTTTATGAACAACTACTCGCGGATGAAATACCGATATTGCGCCCGTCCTCTAACCCAATGCGGTCTGCTGCTGCTGCCAGTAATGCAGCGCGATCGACCTCACAGACAGTGGTGCCGCACCGGCAAATCGATTGGGGTGAAGCACCTGATCAAAGCGGCTTTTATGGACGGACTGCCGAGCTGGCGCAACTATCCCAATGGATGATACAAGACCGTTGTCGGTTAGTTACAGTTTGTGGTTTAGGGGGCGTCGGTAAAACCGCATTAGCGGCAAAAGCGGCCCATGAATTACAGGCGGAGTTTGATTGTGTGATTTGGCGATCGCTCCATCATGGCCCCCAGAGGAACGACGTAGTTGTCGATTTGATCAAGACGCTGTCGAATCAGCAAGAGACCAGTAGTCACCTCGCACGATTGATGTATTGGCTGCGGCAATCGCGTTGTCTCGTGATTTTCGATCACTTTGAGATCTTGTTTCAGGCTGGTGCGATGGCCGGACAATATCGCACCGGTTATGAAAATTATGCGGAACTGTTGGCGGTGGTTGGCCAAGCCTGTCATCAGAGCTGTCTCCTCCTGACCAGTCGAGAGCAGCCGTTTGAAATTGCGAGTTTAGTTGGGGTGAACGCCGCGATCCAAACTTTAGCAGTTGCCGGTTCGGCGGAGGTGGCTTTGTCCTTGGTTGAGGCACAACATTTGGTTGGCAGTTCATCGGAGAAGGTTTTGCTATGCAAGCAATATGCCGATATCCCTTTAGCACTACAAATCATTTGTTGTTCGGTGCGTGATGTTTTTGCTGGAGAAATCGCGACTTTTTTAGATGAAGAAATTTGGTTTATCGAGCCGATAAAGCGTGGACTTCAGCCTCAAGTCGATCGACTCACAGCATTGGAAAAAGTTGTAATGATTCAGCTAGCTTTGCATTCAGGCTGGACGAGTTTTACCGAACTGAAGTCAAATATGCCTCAATCTTGTACAGCGGCAAAGTTGATGGCGGCCTTGGAGTCACTGCGCTGGCGATCGCTAATCGAATGCCAAGACAGCTGCTACAAGCAACTGCCCGTAATTGCGGCATATCTGGTTGAGCGTTTGCTGGAACAGTTGGGTGACGCGCTGATCCCGTCGGCCCATTTGCCCGTTGCATCTTTACGTCGCTTATTGGCGATCACTCCTGCGACCCCTGCGGCTTGGGGCGAGACGTTGTGA
- a CDS encoding zinc-dependent alcohol dehydrogenase family protein encodes MQQVIYRRFGHPTAVLEVVETAPADLVEGQARIKVLRAPINPSDIAQIAGQYGVLPQMPAIAGNEGIGRVVEVNGDGIAVGQLVLLPEQGTWVSETVGNIDQLVPLPEGDLDQLAMLAVNPATAYLLLTQFVELQAGDWVILSAANSAVGRYLLPLAQARGLKLVYIVRRESAVAALQAAGADVVLVDGPDLAERVLAATGAPMKLAIDAVAGVTFGRLAQTLEPAGTLVLYGGMSDQPASIDVGSLIFNDVRVRGFWLVHWFSQASQAAQMQVYGELTQAVAQGQLHAPIDRHFSLDEIAEAVAYNLAGERDGKVLLAPNGL; translated from the coding sequence ATGCAACAGGTAATTTATCGTCGTTTTGGTCATCCAACAGCGGTGCTGGAAGTCGTTGAGACTGCTCCTGCTGATTTGGTTGAGGGGCAGGCTCGAATTAAGGTGCTCAGAGCCCCGATTAATCCATCGGATATTGCGCAAATTGCTGGACAGTATGGAGTGCTGCCGCAAATGCCCGCGATCGCCGGCAATGAGGGAATCGGTCGCGTGGTTGAGGTTAATGGTGATGGCATTGCCGTGGGGCAACTGGTACTTTTGCCGGAGCAAGGTACTTGGGTGAGCGAGACGGTGGGGAATATCGATCAACTAGTGCCGTTGCCCGAAGGTGACTTGGATCAACTGGCAATGCTCGCGGTGAACCCGGCTACTGCTTATCTACTGTTAACCCAGTTCGTGGAACTTCAAGCGGGTGATTGGGTGATCTTGTCTGCGGCAAACTCAGCGGTGGGGCGCTACCTTTTACCGCTAGCGCAGGCGCGGGGTTTGAAGTTGGTCTACATTGTGCGTCGCGAGAGTGCGGTGGCAGCGCTCCAGGCAGCGGGAGCTGATGTCGTGTTGGTCGATGGCCCCGATCTCGCAGAGCGAGTGCTGGCCGCAACGGGTGCCCCGATGAAACTGGCGATTGATGCCGTGGCCGGGGTAACTTTTGGCCGCCTGGCGCAAACCTTGGAACCGGCTGGAACCTTAGTGCTTTATGGCGGCATGTCAGATCAGCCAGCCTCGATCGATGTCGGTTCACTCATTTTCAATGATGTGCGGGTGCGGGGATTTTGGTTGGTGCATTGGTTTTCCCAAGCGAGCCAGGCAGCGCAGATGCAGGTGTATGGCGAGCTGACGCAAGCGGTGGCTCAAGGTCAGTTACATGCGCCCATCGATCGACATTTTAGCCTTGATGAAATCGCGGAAGCGGTCGCCTATAACCTGGCCGGTGAGCGCGACGGTAAGGTGCTGCTGGCTCCAAACGGCCTTTAA
- a CDS encoding GNAT family N-acetyltransferase, with protein MFATSANACLTATEQKTAAAVLGQAFEQDPFMSYLLPNAETRVQRLAKLFLPLIRSSLRCGGVVLAPGGGGALVWLSGDAFSWPLKALELFRSGLIWIPSAIGLSAFKRLQAHDSVCEQALLKHAPQDFAYLWVVGVHPDHAGQGLGKKMIQSALNTMRQRGYSTCWLRTENAKNVGLYEYLGFTQVLTETPEKSGMQYWLMSQDL; from the coding sequence ATGTTCGCAACTTCTGCCAATGCTTGCTTGACTGCCACTGAACAAAAGACGGCTGCGGCTGTATTAGGCCAGGCATTTGAGCAAGACCCGTTTATGTCCTATCTGCTGCCCAATGCCGAAACGCGAGTACAGCGACTGGCCAAGCTATTTTTGCCACTGATTCGCTCGAGCTTGCGCTGTGGTGGAGTTGTGCTTGCGCCGGGTGGTGGCGGTGCGTTGGTTTGGCTGTCTGGTGATGCATTTTCGTGGCCGTTGAAAGCGCTGGAATTATTTCGGAGTGGTTTAATCTGGATACCCTCAGCGATCGGTCTATCTGCCTTCAAGCGCCTGCAAGCGCACGATTCGGTTTGTGAACAGGCATTACTCAAGCATGCGCCCCAGGACTTTGCCTATCTGTGGGTTGTGGGTGTCCATCCGGATCATGCGGGACAAGGCTTGGGGAAAAAGATGATTCAATCGGCTCTGAATACGATGCGGCAGCGGGGTTATTCCACTTGTTGGTTGCGCACCGAAAACGCCAAGAACGTTGGTTTATATGAGTATTTAGGATTTACACAAGTGCTAACTGAAACACCGGAAAAAAGTGGCATGCAGTATTGGCTGATGTCCCAGGATCTGTAG
- a CDS encoding TetR/AcrR family transcriptional regulator, translated as MVEKSADNASRAWRKPKQARSLARVNRILDVAEAMFVRDGYAAATTKQIAAEAKVPIGSLYQFFPDKSAILQALAERYTDLLNAQLQQFDTEALLSLPLPEYVQRFNESIDQFFADNPGYRATFIEITTSMPETDEAMDRQLIQTFTRILPKLNDTLSKADCEAIAFVLVKSVGNLLWVASGQTPEFRQRLVRETQQLTLNYLQSYLPN; from the coding sequence ATGGTTGAAAAATCTGCCGATAATGCATCACGCGCATGGCGGAAGCCGAAGCAGGCCCGCAGTTTGGCACGTGTGAATCGAATTCTCGATGTGGCCGAAGCGATGTTTGTTCGGGACGGCTATGCGGCGGCAACGACAAAACAAATTGCCGCTGAAGCAAAGGTGCCGATCGGTTCGCTTTATCAGTTTTTCCCAGATAAAAGCGCAATTTTGCAGGCGTTGGCGGAGCGCTATACGGATTTGCTCAACGCACAGTTGCAGCAGTTTGATACGGAAGCACTGCTCTCGCTGCCACTCCCGGAATACGTGCAGCGGTTCAACGAGAGTATTGACCAATTTTTTGCGGATAATCCGGGCTACCGGGCGACATTTATCGAAATCACGACGAGTATGCCAGAAACGGATGAGGCGATGGATCGGCAATTGATCCAAACGTTTACTCGCATCTTGCCAAAACTGAATGACACATTAAGCAAAGCCGATTGTGAAGCGATCGCCTTTGTCCTAGTGAAGTCGGTCGGAAATTTGCTTTGGGTGGCTTCAGGGCAGACACCCGAATTTCGACAACGCTTGGTGCGGGAAACGCAGCAGCTCACGCTGAATTATCTACAAAGTTATTTGCCAAACTGA
- a CDS encoding type II toxin-antitoxin system VapC family toxin: MTLWVLDTDTTSLVLRRHPQVSQQVQSAGANVAISIVTAQELFNGWVVRINNAKDSNELIRLYDRFAGIIRLCQKVPVLPFDQAAAAQLETLLKSHPKLAKQRLQKDMRIAAIGLANNATIVTCNYRDFSLVPGLSIVDWSK; encoded by the coding sequence ATGACGCTTTGGGTTTTGGATACGGATACGACTTCTCTGGTGCTTAGGCGGCATCCCCAGGTCAGTCAACAAGTTCAGTCGGCCGGTGCAAATGTTGCAATTTCCATTGTGACGGCACAAGAGCTATTTAATGGCTGGGTGGTTCGGATTAATAATGCTAAAGACAGCAATGAGCTGATTCGGCTGTACGACAGGTTTGCTGGAATTATTAGGCTCTGCCAGAAGGTTCCAGTTTTGCCGTTTGACCAAGCTGCGGCAGCTCAGCTTGAGACATTGCTGAAGTCCCATCCCAAGTTAGCGAAACAACGGTTACAGAAGGATATGCGGATTGCAGCGATCGGGCTAGCGAATAATGCCACGATCGTCACTTGCAATTATCGAGATTTCTCCTTAGTGCCGGGATTATCGATCGTGGACTGGTCTAAGTGA
- a CDS encoding tyrosine-type recombinase/integrase: MLFLYRHVLKQTLPCRINAIRAKRPQRLPVVFTPEEVQAILAQMNGVHHLLIQLLYGSGLRLRECMQLRVKDIDFEQKQIFVRCGTRRITLIAKLRLT, encoded by the coding sequence ATCCTCTTCCTCTATCGCCACGTACTCAAACAAACTCTCCCATGCCGGATTAATGCAATCCGTGCCAAACGGCCCCAGCGACTTCCCGTTGTCTTTACCCCAGAAGAAGTTCAAGCGATTCTGGCTCAAATGAATGGCGTACATCATCTGCTGATTCAACTGCTTTACGGCAGTGGGTTACGACTACGAGAATGCATGCAGCTCCGGGTGAAAGATATTGATTTTGAACAAAAGCAAATATTTGTACGCTGTGGCACCCGCCGCATCACGCTGATCGCGAAACTCCGCCTCACTTAG
- a CDS encoding Uma2 family endonuclease, which yields MDFHLLTSSITPFLDALHSDGQYAIGQDCGIYWRLVDPPERGAEAPDWFYVPHVSPLLSGERRRSYVLWKEIISPAIAIEFTSGDGSEERDRTSLFAGNDAKAGKFWVYEQAVRIPFYAIYEVEKASVEVYELVGGRYQQCVPNDHGHYPIAPMGVELGIWQGEFLNQELPWLRWWDGEGNLLLAAEERAVQEKQRADGLQSKTERLAAKLRELGVDPDGV from the coding sequence ATGGATTTTCATCTGTTGACTAGCTCGATTACCCCATTTTTGGATGCGTTACATTCGGATGGGCAATATGCGATCGGGCAAGATTGCGGGATTTATTGGCGATTGGTTGACCCACCGGAGCGTGGTGCGGAAGCGCCGGACTGGTTTTATGTGCCGCATGTGTCACCTCTGTTGAGTGGTGAACGTCGGCGATCGTATGTGTTGTGGAAGGAGATTATTTCGCCAGCGATCGCGATTGAATTTACCAGCGGTGATGGGAGTGAGGAACGCGATCGGACTTCGCTGTTTGCGGGCAATGATGCGAAGGCGGGTAAGTTTTGGGTGTATGAGCAGGCGGTGCGGATTCCGTTTTATGCCATCTATGAAGTGGAGAAGGCGAGTGTTGAGGTGTATGAGCTAGTGGGTGGGCGGTATCAGCAATGTGTGCCGAATGACCATGGCCATTATCCGATTGCGCCGATGGGTGTGGAGTTGGGGATTTGGCAGGGAGAATTTTTGAATCAGGAGTTGCCTTGGTTGCGCTGGTGGGATGGCGAGGGGAATTTGCTTTTGGCAGCGGAGGAGCGGGCGGTGCAGGAAAAGCAACGGGCGGATGGGTTACAGTCGAAGACGGAGCGGTTGGCGGCTAAGTTGCGGGAGTTGGGGGTTGACCCGGATGGAGTGTGA
- a CDS encoding dihydroorotase yields the protein MELLRQVRVIDPVAQSDRPMDVLLDAGKISAIASQLDAPADVEVFDGAGLVFGPALIDLYSRSGEPGYEERETLASLAAAAAAGGFGQVNLLPNTSPTIDNPGTVAWLQQHQPDSTVSLKPWGAITLGVKGEQLTELGDLALAGVAGFADGKPLTNLGLLRRFLEYAKPMAQPIMLWPYDVPLACGGLAREGVEALRFGLPGQPVYAETTALSAIIELVAEIGTPVHLMRISTARSVALIQQAKAAGMPITASTTWLHLLYDTSDLATYDPNLRLNPPLGNAADREALVAAVKTGVIDAIAVDHSPYTYEEKTVAFGEAPIGTLGLELALPMLWQGLVETGNLSAIELWSALSSRAASCIQQNVSAVESETSGYVLFDTGAEWQVNSGSLHSLSQNTHLLGQMVKGKALKLFH from the coding sequence ATGGAATTGCTTCGGCAGGTGCGGGTGATTGATCCGGTGGCGCAGTCCGATCGCCCGATGGACGTGTTGTTAGACGCGGGAAAAATTAGCGCGATTGCGTCACAGCTTGATGCACCAGCGGATGTCGAAGTGTTCGATGGTGCTGGTTTGGTGTTTGGGCCAGCGTTGATTGATTTGTATAGTCGATCAGGTGAGCCGGGTTATGAGGAACGCGAAACCCTCGCATCCCTGGCGGCAGCGGCGGCGGCAGGGGGCTTTGGGCAGGTAAACTTGTTGCCGAATACCAGTCCGACGATCGATAATCCCGGCACAGTGGCCTGGTTGCAGCAGCATCAACCAGATTCGACTGTGAGTTTGAAGCCTTGGGGGGCGATTACCCTGGGTGTGAAAGGTGAGCAACTGACGGAGTTGGGTGATTTGGCGTTGGCGGGTGTTGCAGGGTTTGCGGATGGCAAACCATTGACGAATTTGGGTTTGCTGCGGCGATTTTTGGAATATGCCAAGCCGATGGCGCAGCCGATTATGCTGTGGCCCTACGATGTCCCACTGGCATGTGGTGGTTTGGCCAGAGAAGGGGTCGAAGCGCTGCGGTTTGGGTTGCCGGGGCAGCCGGTGTATGCGGAAACGACGGCGTTATCGGCAATTATCGAACTCGTGGCGGAGATTGGTACGCCGGTGCATTTGATGCGGATTTCGACAGCGCGATCGGTGGCGTTAATTCAGCAAGCGAAAGCGGCTGGTATGCCGATTACGGCGAGTACGACTTGGTTGCATTTGCTGTATGACACGAGTGATTTGGCGACCTATGACCCGAATTTGCGGTTGAATCCACCGTTGGGGAATGCGGCCGATCGCGAGGCTTTAGTGGCAGCGGTGAAGACGGGTGTGATTGACGCGATCGCCGTTGATCATAGTCCCTATACCTATGAGGAGAAGACGGTGGCGTTTGGGGAAGCACCGATCGGGACTTTGGGTTTGGAGCTGGCGTTGCCGATGCTGTGGCAGGGATTGGTTGAGACAGGAAACTTGAGTGCGATCGAGCTTTGGTCCGCTTTGAGTTCGCGGGCGGCGAGTTGTATTCAGCAGAATGTTTCAGCGGTTGAATCTGAGACTAGTGGTTATGTTTTGTTTGACACTGGGGCGGAGTGGCAGGTGAACAGTGGGAGCTTGCATTCGTTGAGTCAGAATACGCATTTGCTGGGGCAAATGGTGAAGGGGAAAGCGTTGAAACTTTTCCATTGA
- a CDS encoding histidine phosphatase family protein, with product MTTRVIIVRHGESTYNVQRRVQGHLDDQSVLTDKGIAMATQVGAALKGIQFDAAYSSPLKRAFQTAEQILAQLENAPTPTANDHIKEINLPQWEGLTFDEVEQQYPEAYQNWRRNPALLKMQRTDASGNTVDFSPTHDLFDRAKAFWEAVIPESDGKTILIVGHSGINRALITSAIGLGPESYQRIDQSNCCISVLNFQGGFGDNVQLESINVTSHLGEAIPSKRNDQAVRLLLVRHGETQWNREGRFQGQIDIPLNENGKVQGAQAGEFLKDVTIDAAVSSSMSRPKETAELILQHHPQVVLETTDQLWEISHGLWEGKLESEINADYPGLLKEWQTKPEVVQMPEGENLDDVWQRAVKGWDAIAQAAKPGTTTLVVAHDAINKAILCYLAGLPASSFWNFKQGNGAVSVIDYNYGADAAPMIRAANITTHLGGVLDKTAAGAL from the coding sequence GTGACAACCCGCGTCATCATCGTGCGTCATGGAGAAAGTACCTACAACGTTCAGCGACGAGTGCAGGGCCACCTTGATGATCAGTCTGTCCTGACCGACAAAGGTATCGCGATGGCGACTCAGGTTGGGGCTGCACTCAAGGGGATTCAGTTTGATGCAGCTTATTCGAGTCCGCTGAAGCGAGCATTTCAGACAGCGGAGCAGATTTTGGCGCAGTTGGAAAATGCGCCGACACCGACGGCCAATGACCATATCAAAGAAATCAATCTGCCCCAGTGGGAAGGTTTGACCTTTGATGAGGTGGAGCAGCAATATCCGGAGGCGTATCAGAATTGGCGGCGTAATCCGGCTTTGCTCAAGATGCAACGCACGGATGCATCGGGTAATACCGTTGATTTTTCACCGACCCATGATTTGTTCGATCGGGCCAAGGCATTCTGGGAAGCGGTAATTCCGGAGAGTGACGGTAAAACGATTTTGATCGTGGGTCACAGCGGGATTAACCGGGCGTTGATTACATCGGCGATCGGGCTTGGTCCCGAGTCTTACCAGCGGATTGACCAGTCCAACTGCTGTATTAGTGTGCTGAACTTCCAGGGGGGCTTTGGCGATAATGTTCAGCTTGAGTCGATTAATGTCACATCGCACTTGGGTGAGGCGATCCCCTCAAAACGCAATGATCAAGCTGTGCGGCTCCTCCTCGTGCGCCACGGTGAAACCCAGTGGAACCGCGAAGGGCGTTTCCAGGGTCAAATCGATATTCCCTTGAACGAAAATGGCAAGGTGCAGGGTGCCCAAGCCGGTGAATTTCTGAAAGATGTGACGATCGATGCGGCGGTCAGTAGCTCGATGTCCCGGCCCAAGGAGACGGCGGAGTTGATTTTGCAACACCATCCGCAAGTGGTGCTCGAAACTACAGATCAACTGTGGGAAATCAGTCACGGTCTCTGGGAAGGCAAGCTGGAGTCGGAAATCAATGCGGACTATCCCGGTTTGCTGAAGGAATGGCAGACAAAGCCGGAAGTGGTGCAGATGCCGGAAGGGGAGAACCTGGATGATGTCTGGCAACGGGCGGTGAAAGGGTGGGATGCGATCGCGCAGGCCGCGAAGCCCGGAACCACGACTTTGGTGGTGGCCCACGATGCAATTAATAAGGCGATTCTTTGCTATTTGGCTGGGTTGCCAGCTTCTTCCTTCTGGAACTTCAAGCAGGGTAATGGTGCAGTTAGCGTGATTGACTACAATTACGGTGCCGATGCGGCCCCGATGATTCGCGCGGCAAATATCACGACGCATTTGGGTGGGGTGCTGGATAAGACGGCAGCGGGTGCGCTGTAG